A genomic segment from Lytechinus variegatus isolate NC3 chromosome 10, Lvar_3.0, whole genome shotgun sequence encodes:
- the LOC121422943 gene encoding methyltransferase-like protein 27 → MSTWSEKAKGLRDTKDVDELEKKYDEICEYYDEGMHDPQYLYNAPYETARAVIQLEPNRNVKILDVGCGTGLVGEELFKEGYTNVHGVDMSAGMLKICEKKNVFSKLVRAKFDPSEPLEYVDGYFDVVMSCGTFVPGAHLNQTCLPEIFRLLKPGGYMVIATRQKAFEEELGGLKLKSTLPRFVEEGVLAKLSHDVIRYTTEINIDIPGVILSYILLPTQKEQNTE, encoded by the exons ATGTCTACCTGGAGTGAGAAAGCAAAAGGTTTGCGAGACACCAAAGATGTGGATGAACTTGAGAAAAAATACGACGAAATATGCGAGTACTACGATGAG GGAATGCATGATCCACAGTACTTATACAACGCTCCCTATGAAACAGCCAGGGCGGTCATCCAGCTTGAGCCGAATCGAAATGTCAAGATACTTGATGTTGGATGCGGTACAGGACTTGTTGGGGAAGAG CTATTCAAAGAAGGATACACGAACGTCCACGGAGTGGACATGTCTGCTGGTATGCTGAAAATTTGCGAGAAGAAGAATGTCTTCTCGAAGCTGGTTCGGGCTAAGTTTGATCCAAGCGAACCTCTAGAGTACGTTGATG GTTATTTTGATGTCGTTATGTCCTGTGGAACGTTCGTCCCCGGTGCGCATTTGAACCAGACATGTCTCCCAGAGATATTTCGCCTCCTAAAACCCG GTGGATACATGGTGATTGCGACTCGACAGAAGGCTTTTGAAGAAGAGCTTGGAGGCCTTAAACTTAAAAGTACCTTACCACGTTTTGTCGAAGAGGGCGTTCTGGCGAAACTGTCGCACGATGTGATAAGATACACGACAGAAATTAACATCG